One window of Deltaproteobacteria bacterium genomic DNA carries:
- a CDS encoding YfcE family phosphodiesterase, protein MKKILVLGDIHANYPALRAVEKYVRPGKFHGIVNTGDFTVFSTFPNETIQWFRQRKQSVSILGNTDDRVLKILAGKKLEKPRKEEKRVMYFWTCENLHAGNIRYLKSLPKRQDFTVDGIRIGLFHGTADDEEELLFPRASERRFRDLAKGSPYRVHIMGHSHVPYYRCIDGVHFLNPGSVGRMFDGDPRASFAILTVSSRKIEAYHFRIPYPVEEVIEGLRKNRLPDIYEKMYRKGKKLN, encoded by the coding sequence CTGGGCGACATTCACGCAAACTACCCGGCACTCAGGGCTGTGGAAAAATACGTGCGGCCGGGAAAGTTTCACGGGATCGTCAACACCGGCGACTTTACGGTTTTCAGCACGTTCCCCAATGAAACAATCCAGTGGTTTCGTCAGAGGAAACAATCCGTCTCCATACTGGGGAACACGGACGACCGAGTCCTGAAAATCCTGGCGGGAAAAAAACTGGAAAAACCGAGAAAGGAAGAAAAACGGGTCATGTATTTCTGGACCTGCGAAAACCTGCATGCGGGGAACATTCGCTACTTAAAATCCCTTCCGAAAAGGCAGGATTTTACCGTGGACGGTATCCGAATCGGCCTGTTCCACGGAACCGCAGACGATGAGGAAGAACTCCTGTTTCCCCGTGCCTCCGAAAGACGGTTCCGCGACCTTGCGAAGGGTTCACCCTACCGGGTCCACATCATGGGTCATTCGCACGTGCCATATTACCGATGCATCGATGGTGTTCACTTCTTAAACCCGGGCAGTGTGGGACGGATGTTCGACGGCGACCCCCGGGCATCCTTTGCCATCCTTACGGTCTCATCGCGTAAAATAGAGGCCTACCACTTCCGCATTCCCTACCCGGTCGAAGAGGTGATCGAGGGCCTGAGAAAAAACCGGCTCCCCGATATTTACGAAAAAATGTATCGAAAGGGAAAGAAGTTGAATTAA